In Thermococcus camini, a genomic segment contains:
- a CDS encoding TatD family hydrolase has protein sequence MIIWDDHFHVDPYKGLFLEAVKQFHRAGGTHLVVVYKTAHDYGFPGLKAEDFMKAMDFHIELVERINKETPVKAYAVVGVHPAEFVYLAEQKGLSYAKKEVIKALEYAQKLCLEGKAIAIGEIGRPHYEVSEEIWNASIELMKYGMTLAKEADCAVQLHTESFDEEKFRELGKYVKEVGIKPYKVVKHFSPPLVKVAEEVGVFPSIIASKKNIKEAIEQGNRFMMETDYIDDKRRPGAVLGPKTVPKRTKAFLQNGLFTEEDVYKIHVENPRKVYRVEIVE, from the coding sequence ATGATAATCTGGGACGACCACTTCCACGTTGACCCCTACAAGGGCCTCTTCCTTGAGGCGGTCAAGCAGTTCCACCGCGCCGGAGGAACGCATCTCGTCGTTGTCTATAAGACGGCCCACGACTACGGCTTCCCCGGGCTGAAAGCGGAGGACTTCATGAAGGCGATGGACTTTCACATCGAGCTGGTTGAGAGGATTAACAAAGAGACACCTGTCAAGGCCTACGCCGTCGTTGGTGTTCACCCTGCGGAGTTCGTCTATTTGGCGGAGCAGAAAGGATTAAGCTATGCCAAAAAAGAGGTCATAAAGGCCCTCGAATACGCTCAAAAACTGTGCCTTGAGGGGAAGGCCATAGCCATAGGCGAGATAGGCAGGCCCCACTACGAGGTAAGCGAGGAAATCTGGAATGCCAGCATCGAGCTGATGAAGTATGGAATGACTCTGGCCAAAGAGGCAGACTGCGCGGTTCAGCTCCACACCGAGAGCTTCGACGAAGAGAAGTTCCGCGAGCTTGGGAAGTACGTTAAAGAGGTCGGAATAAAGCCGTACAAGGTCGTCAAGCACTTCTCCCCGCCCCTCGTGAAGGTGGCAGAAGAGGTCGGAGTCTTCCCGAGCATCATCGCGAGCAAGAAGAACATCAAAGAGGCAATAGAGCAGGGGAACCGCTTCATGATGGAGACGGACTACATAGACGACAAGAGAAGACCGGGTGCAGTTCTCGGGCCGAAGACCGTGCCGAAGAGAACTAAGGCATTCCTCCAGAACGGCCTCTTTACCGAGGAGGACGTCTACAAGATTCACGTTGAGAACCCGAGGAAGGTCTATAGGGTGGAGATTGTGGAGTAG
- a CDS encoding AAA family ATPase → MPRGEIFFDQRPRKRPEQLFGREKEVEKLLRALNAGSWVSILGPRMVGKTSLALAGANTFARNNGYKVIFVDLRDTETFREAAEKILGRLPKSIIDTLSEYLSEVSASAKGAGFSIKLKKSVSAKRALSDALFKLNNTILILDEVQSIHQGIRHFLRALGSAFNENHSLLVIFTGSYSGVVKKLFDATYGEALFGRPPIEIRLAPWKETVAEQFLRTGFKRLGIEYQDWEIREAVRELGTLPGWLNLYGVKRYIEKDHRLALKTTIDEAVKEAARELEHLLEGRSPKARAVVKLLALGASWRDMAQTGISEDTLSRLLSTLSEGLFIVQKDEDAGVYYFTDPVYRRAAMRLSLSP, encoded by the coding sequence ATGCCAAGGGGAGAAATCTTCTTTGACCAGAGACCAAGGAAAAGGCCCGAACAGCTCTTCGGAAGAGAGAAAGAGGTTGAAAAACTGCTCCGAGCACTGAACGCCGGAAGTTGGGTCTCCATCCTCGGACCGAGAATGGTGGGAAAAACGAGTCTCGCTTTGGCCGGTGCGAACACCTTCGCGAGGAACAATGGTTACAAGGTGATTTTTGTGGACTTGAGGGACACCGAGACATTCAGGGAGGCTGCCGAGAAGATACTTGGAAGACTGCCAAAGTCCATAATAGACACCCTGTCAGAATACCTCTCCGAGGTCTCGGCGTCGGCAAAAGGGGCCGGGTTTTCAATCAAGCTGAAGAAAAGCGTCTCCGCTAAGAGAGCCCTTTCAGATGCCCTTTTTAAACTTAATAACACGATCCTCATTCTCGACGAAGTTCAGAGCATTCATCAGGGGATTAGGCACTTTCTGAGGGCCCTGGGCTCGGCCTTCAATGAGAACCACTCCCTTCTCGTCATCTTCACCGGCTCCTATTCCGGAGTCGTAAAGAAGCTCTTCGATGCAACTTATGGGGAAGCCCTCTTTGGACGCCCTCCAATAGAGATAAGGCTCGCACCCTGGAAAGAAACCGTCGCGGAGCAATTCCTCAGGACGGGCTTTAAAAGGCTTGGTATAGAGTATCAGGACTGGGAAATCAGGGAAGCCGTTAGGGAGCTCGGCACTTTACCCGGCTGGCTGAACCTCTACGGCGTCAAAAGGTACATAGAGAAAGACCACCGCCTTGCGCTGAAGACTACGATTGATGAGGCCGTCAAAGAGGCCGCGAGGGAGCTGGAGCATCTTTTGGAGGGGAGGAGCCCAAAGGCGAGGGCCGTTGTCAAACTGCTGGCACTGGGTGCATCTTGGAGGGACATGGCTCAGACGGGAATATCTGAGGATACACTGAGCAGGTTGCTCTCGACACTAAGCGAGGGGCTCTTTATTGTGCAGAAGGACGAAGATGCAGGGGTGTACTACTTCACCGACCCAGTTTACCGAAGAGCCGCGATGAGACTCTCACTTTCCCCCTAA
- a CDS encoding UPF0175 family protein: MGKVEIVIPDDVLVSMKLPKSEVERELKLELAVILYSRGVLSLGKAAKLAGITKREFLEELARRKIPRHYTERELEEDLDFARG; encoded by the coding sequence GTGGGAAAGGTGGAGATAGTTATACCCGATGACGTTCTCGTATCCATGAAGCTCCCGAAGTCTGAGGTGGAGAGAGAGTTAAAGCTTGAGCTGGCGGTGATTCTCTACTCGCGGGGAGTGCTATCTCTCGGGAAGGCGGCCAAACTTGCGGGGATTACGAAGAGGGAGTTTTTGGAGGAGCTTGCAAGGAGAAAAATCCCGAGGCACTACACCGAGAGAGAGCTTGAGGAGGATTTGGACTTTGCCCGTGGTTAG
- a CDS encoding DUF3368 domain-containing protein, producing MVSGSTPLIHLAKIRKLELLREFLGEVLIPEAVYRECVIEGKGSEDAKLIENAGWIRVERIRDERLKKSLMIELDEGESEAIVLAIEKGAEMLLMDDYDGREIARALGLKTTGTIGILLRAKIEGRIEGIKDELDNLKETGFWLSEELYGRILKEVGETKS from the coding sequence GTGGTTAGCGGCTCCACTCCGCTGATTCACCTCGCCAAGATCAGGAAGCTTGAACTCCTGAGGGAGTTCCTTGGAGAGGTTCTCATTCCAGAGGCGGTTTACAGGGAGTGCGTGATTGAGGGCAAGGGTTCGGAAGATGCGAAACTCATCGAAAACGCCGGCTGGATCCGGGTTGAGAGGATACGCGACGAGAGACTTAAGAAGTCCCTCATGATCGAGCTCGACGAGGGCGAGAGCGAGGCAATAGTCCTGGCGATTGAAAAAGGGGCTGAGATGCTTTTGATGGACGACTACGATGGCAGGGAGATTGCCAGGGCTTTGGGGTTGAAAACCACCGGCACAATTGGAATCCTTCTGCGGGCGAAAATTGAAGGGCGGATTGAGGGCATAAAAGATGAGCTTGATAACCTTAAGGAAACGGGTTTCTGGCTGAGCGAGGAGCTTTACGGGAGAATATTGAAGGAAGTTGGGGAGACTAAATCCTGA